A single window of Pseudoduganella plicata DNA harbors:
- a CDS encoding DUF4256 domain-containing protein yields the protein MTADQALLQELQARFERNMARHRGVAWADVAARLDAAPAALTALRAMEDSGGEPDVVGHDEGTGRIVFCDCAAETPAGRRSLCYDGAALAARKEAKPSGNAVDMAKAMGIELLTEEQYRALQQLGDFDLKTSSWIVTPPDIRKQGGALFCDRRYGRVFTYHNGAQSYYAVRGFRGALTV from the coding sequence ATGACGGCTGATCAGGCGTTGCTGCAGGAGTTACAGGCGCGGTTCGAGCGCAACATGGCGCGCCATCGGGGCGTCGCGTGGGCCGATGTGGCAGCCCGGCTCGACGCCGCGCCTGCCGCATTGACCGCCCTGCGCGCAATGGAGGACAGTGGCGGCGAGCCGGACGTTGTCGGCCACGACGAGGGCACTGGCCGCATCGTCTTCTGCGACTGCGCCGCCGAAACGCCGGCCGGACGGCGCAGCCTGTGCTACGACGGCGCCGCGCTGGCGGCGCGCAAGGAAGCGAAACCATCCGGCAATGCCGTCGACATGGCAAAGGCGATGGGCATCGAGCTGCTGACGGAAGAGCAGTACCGCGCGCTGCAGCAGCTGGGCGACTTCGACCTGAAGACATCGTCCTGGATCGTCACCCCGCCGGACATCCGCAAGCAGGGTGGCGCCCTGTTCTGCGACCGGCGCTACGGCCGCGTCTTCACGTATCACAACGGCGCGCAGTCCTACTATGCCGTGCGCGGCTTTCGCGGCGCGCTGACCGTATGA